In the Cellvibrio sp. KY-GH-1 genome, TTAACGATCAACTATCAAGGAGTCTTCACCCCCTTGATCGCTGGATTTCGGGAAAGGATTAACTAATTTATAAAATTTGCAAAAAAAAGAAAAAGCAATGCAACTTCGTCTTTGAAAACATCATTTTTCGAAAAGACAACTTAAAAAAACCCAAAAAATCCAAGCTAAAACCACTCCATGTAGAGCATTAATCCTTATAATAAGGTCATCTTTTGTAACATCTTCGCCACCGAAAAAAGCCAATGTTATAGCAAGAAATATCAGCACAAAAAAAGCGGTTTCTCCACCCTTCTTTATGAATTTATTAATGAATAGTTTCATTGTTACTACCCGCAGACTCCAGTTACATCAGAAAAGAAAGCACCTAACAAAGCCACGCCTATAGCCCCTCCCGTAAAGGGCAGCAATTTATTTAGCCCAAACGTCAACAGTGCCATTGCTGCACCAACAAGTTTACTACATAAAAACTTTTCTCCCATTGTAGCGGCAATACCTGCTGCTATAAACATAGCCCCAGCTACAGCCATAGTAGCCACAATTTGTTGTAAAACAACCAATCCTATCGTGGCTGTAATTGGGGCCCCAACAACCAAAAAAGACATTAAGAAAATTGAGCTCATAACGAGCAATAAACCTAAAAAAATTAGTCCCCCATTCCCCCCACCCGAAATCATATACGCCCCAGCACCAGTATTCGGGTCAATCAGCGTATAACCCTCACCAACCCAACCATTAAAATTAATGCGAGTTTCGTGGGCAGTCGCAATCTTGCCAGCATTTACTGCATTACGAATATCGTTTTCTGCATCGGCACCCAAATTAATTCGGCTGAGGGCAAGATTCAAATTATCGTTGGTGATTGTCCAGATTTTTTGACCTTGTTGTGATGCAATCGCTAATGCCTTTACAGCTGAGATGCCTTGGGCTTTTTCTGTTTCAGTGGAGAACATTTGCTCAGGCACTAAGTGTTCCATTGCACTCATACGTGCGCCGATGGATTGGCTGAAAGCAAAGGATTCATCCTTGTTGTTACTTTTACTGACGCGATGCTGTTTCATATGGTCTATGTCCATACTCAAGCCAGCGAAAGTCACATTGCGCGGAAGACCATACCAATACTGTGTTTGCAAATTGGTGCTGAAGGTTCCGTAGCTGGGCAAACGATAGCTGATAATGCCGGAGCTTTGTGCAGCGATCTGATCTTGCAAATCATTTAGCGCGAAGTAGTTAAATACCGTGCCGTAGAGTAAATCACCCACCAGACTGTGTTTGGTGAGTGTGGCTAACTGCACATCATCTGCACTTTCAAGTTTTGCTTTTGTCGCTTCGAGTTGTTGTTTTAAACGCGCGGCTTGTTCCGGGCTGGCGCCTTGCAGGTCTAATCCGATTGCTCTGTAGCTGCCAGCAGTTGGGTGGTTAATGCTGGTCTCCCAACCTTCTTTCGGGCTCCATAAGCCCATTTCTTCGTAGAGTTCCCCACCCATTTTCCCGGCTGCACCAGCCTTGATGGTTTCACCATTAATAGTGAATTCTGCGGTGAGGTTAATTAAATAACCGGGTAATGTTTTGGGCAGTTTGTTGGGGTCAATCGAGCCATTCGCTTCCGGTGCGGGTAAACGGCTGGCGATAATATCTTCGTCGGCTTTGGTGGCTGGCTTGAAACTTAATGCGATGGATTTGCCAGCGAGCTTTGCGGTGGGTTCTTCAATGGTGATGAAGGGTGAATCCGCATAACCCATGCTTTCTGTCGCCAATGAATATTTAAATTTGTGGCGCAGGTTATTGGGGACTTCATTAAAGGTCTGGCTTGTGATAATGCGGTTGTAGGGCAAGCCTGCGGCTAATGGACGCGGAGGTAATATTTTAATTTCCTGCAAGCCGAGCACTTCACCCACGGTGGAATCTGGATTCTGATTTTCAATATAGGTTTTTAATTGATTCTGGAATTGTGTGAGCTGCGCCTCGATATCCGCTTGCGGCACATTTTGTACCCAGCCTTCGGTTTCATTAACGATGGATTTGGTTTGGATGGTATTGGCTAATGCTTCTGCATTGAACGGCACTTGGTCTTTTAAGTTCATACCTTCGGTGAATTCGTATTGTTTAAAACTAGCATCCATTGGAATCCAGCTATCACCCGCCAGCTCTTTCATACCGCGACTGGGGAAGTAATCCACATAGGCTTCTACCCACACGTGCTCCAACTTAAACGTGGTAATTTTTCCGCCTTCAACACGGCCAATAGTTGGCACACCACCCATTCCCAGAATGGCTTGTGCGGCTTCAGGGGTTTTTGCATCACCTACCCAGTTCATAACTTTAGTGGCCGGAATTTCTACAGTACCGTATGCGTA is a window encoding:
- a CDS encoding transglutaminase family protein is translated as MNKDDQREAALEAAIETTPEKKLSNRLAKLRDKIVLELPQAIEQREADQNWFQSAFASVFGDGPITGEELAELQTLSNSIDTAYQEAITEFETEATQFEQEAAAAGNALSDDVKKLIKERHTQALDHIKTRYTQTKEQLTALVSAQSASAQEQALEQLNETLEQEQFKPTHTPATPDDLPWGAPDETVREPVDNPQDLQATLGLNPYAKYAQFAQAGDTDPGVIAQAMSNAANAELQAALNESIEVQLTPEIKALAAQLHNNSIDIYTWVHNNIRFIPSYGSIQGAQHTLETKQGNAIDTASLLIALLRAANIPARYAYGTVEIPATKVMNWVGDAKTPEAAQAILGMGGVPTIGRVEGGKITTFKLEHVWVEAYVDYFPSRGMKELAGDSWIPMDASFKQYEFTEGMNLKDQVPFNAEALANTIQTKSIVNETEGWVQNVPQADIEAQLTQFQNQLKTYIENQNPDSTVGEVLGLQEIKILPPRPLAAGLPYNRIITSQTFNEVPNNLRHKFKYSLATESMGYADSPFITIEEPTAKLAGKSIALSFKPATKADEDIIASRLPAPEANGSIDPNKLPKTLPGYLINLTAEFTINGETIKAGAAGKMGGELYEEMGLWSPKEGWETSINHPTAGSYRAIGLDLQGASPEQAARLKQQLEATKAKLESADDVQLATLTKHSLVGDLLYGTVFNYFALNDLQDQIAAQSSGIISYRLPSYGTFSTNLQTQYWYGLPRNVTFAGLSMDIDHMKQHRVSKSNNKDESFAFSQSIGARMSAMEHLVPEQMFSTETEKAQGISAVKALAIASQQGQKIWTITNDNLNLALSRINLGADAENDIRNAVNAGKIATAHETRINFNGWVGEGYTLIDPNTGAGAYMISGGGNGGLIFLGLLLVMSSIFLMSFLVVGAPITATIGLVVLQQIVATMAVAGAMFIAAGIAATMGEKFLCSKLVGAAMALLTFGLNKLLPFTGGAIGVALLGAFFSDVTGVCG